The region AGAGACTGAAAAAGAGTTGTTGGAGGATTTGAACATAACATGCAAACTTAGTGAAGAAGTATGTCAAGAGAGACGTTGGATACTTGCATCAAGTCTGAAGATTTATCCACTGAATAATAACGTTGCTTTCAATATATTTCATCGTACTAGGTATCTACCAAAAGGTAGAATAGTCTGAAGGTGTCATGTCCTTTTTTTCTTGAGCCTTACAAAACAAAAATCCTAGTTGACTTTGTCTAAAAATCTGGGGCTTTGATAAGACAATACTACTTTGGCTCAGAGTACAGATCAGCTGCTCTTCACACCTTCAGAGTTTGAGTTGTCATCAAAAGCTGGGTCATGAAGCCAGTGTATGATGCCTTCAGAGGCGATGAACTAGTTCAGATTCTGACCAATCAGAATCAGACTTTAAATTACTTTTTCACATATGCTAACAATCATGATTAGTTATATGCTTCTGATCCTGCATACTTAAACAAAATTCTAGTAAACCCTGTTATTCTTTAAatacattgttatcatcaaaaccttttaaGGGCATAAACAAGTCTTGTTTTAACAAGGTCATCAATCTAGAGGTCCAAAAAGCATGTTCAACTATCCCTGTTTTCACCCTCCACAACTGCAAATGCTATAGGAAGCATCTGATAATTAGAATCCCTGCCTATGGTTGTCAGAATTTGTCCTCCACAACCCCTTCAAAAAGCATCCATCCAAACCTATGACATGTATACATGATTTGAAGCTCTCCTTACATGATGCATACCATATGTACAATCTTCTAAAAAAGGGTCTTTGATCGTCAACACCTTCTTGAACAAGATCAACATTTACCTTATTTGTTGATCTTGGATTAGCTCTAAATAGTTCATGATAATAGTCATAGATTCTAGTGTAATCCCCTAAGAAAGAACCATAAACCACGTCCCTAGCAAAAAGTATTGCTCTGATTGCTTTAGTCTTGTTTACCCATACATTCCACTTCCTCAATGCCTTTTCCTTGATATCTTTTACCTAATCCTATGATTGTTTTTTAAGGAATTTTGAATCCTCCTTCTCAATCATTGTGTACTCATCATCTTCACATTATACTCTATACTACAATTATGTTGGCCATTTACCTTCCTTACTTGCAAAGATTCCTCATTTGGCAACTTGGAACAATAGACATCCCACTCATAACCATCTTTACATCCCACCCTTACCCTTTTTTTGTCATTTTTTTTAACTTCAGGTCTCTACCATTTTGAACAACATATGAGGTTATTGCTTCCTTAATATCACTTTTTAAAGTAAAATACATTCCCACCTCCAATTTGTAATTGGACATATCCTTCTGTAATTTAAAAATTGGATACCTATTCCTTTTAGCTACACTACTATCATCACTCTCACAACCATTTTTCATATATTCATTGTCATTATCACTCCCTTTAAGTTATTCTTTATCTTCTTCCCATTTTTCTTTCCCCTTTTACCTTTTCATTACTTTCATATCCAATCAGATTAACAAGTTCATCTTCCTCCATCTCATCATACCCATCAGAGTCATTCTTAAAATCTAGTTTAAGAGCACCATCATACTGGTAGCTATCATCCTCACTGTCATCAGAATTGTACTCATCATGCACCTCACCAACAGTGTCTGATCCCACTCCAACATTGACATCCTTCATTCCAACATTCTCTGATTCCACTCCAACATTGGTTGATTCTAATCCAAAATTGGCTCAATCCACTCAaacattgtcatcgttcaatTTGACATTACCTTCTTCCACGCCAGCATTACCATCATTCAACTTATCTACAATATCATCATGTCGTTTATTAAACAACTTTTCCACCTCATCTACAATGTTATCAGACCCCTCATCAAGATTATCAATAAAACCATCACAATAATCAGGCTGAGTCAAAGTGTGTTGAATATAGATATCAACACTTTGGTGCATCCTTTAAAGATCTGCAATTTCTAAAGCACCTTTGTTATCAACAATGGCATTCATCCTAAATGTAGGGTCCTTGTAATATATTCTCAAAGTTCCTATAACCTAACTCCTTCAATACACCGACTAACTCAAAAGAACTCCAATTATCAACATCTACTTTCAAATCATCTACTAGTCTTCCTTCACACACACTTAGTTCAGGATCAATGAATTCACCACTGTGATGAATTTTGAGTTTTAAAAGTTCGTCAATTATCCCTATTCAAATAGATTTTGTCAAAGTCCTAAAACATGAAAAACCCTATATctataaaaaaaaaactaaatataCAGAAACCCCTAAATTTTTCCCCTAATTCAATTACGAAAACATGCAAATAATACTGACCTGTATTCGAAACTCCGTCTTCAATCCTTCACTTCCTTGATTTTTCCAGATTGTGCTCCTTCAATCATTTCTTCGAAATCGTTCCTTCGAAATTGCCTTCGTGTATCTCCAGCTTAGGGTTTCTTCGTTTTGAACAACAATAAAACGTTATGGTTGCTATATTGAGCCCCATATCCTCTTTATCAAGTTAACATGCCACTTAGAAGCTATTTTCTAATTTTGACTAACGTCCACTAACGAAAGGACAAACGTGACAATGTTTCAAAAATTAAAGGACCAAGGTGACACGAAAAAAATTTCAACCCAAAATATAGTTAAGAGATCAAAAATATATTTTGCCAAATAAAAaatcttaaaaaaaaaaacaagcCTTATTAGAACCGATTATTTGAGAAATACTTTTTTTACACACTCGTGGAAAAATCTGCATAAGCGTGGTGTATTGGAAGCTGAAACTTGGTGTAATAAGATAAGCTTAGAAGCCATGGCCGCTCGGTGTTCCTTCTTTTCTCCCACTTCCTCCGACATTGCTATCTTTTCCCACTCTCtcacaccatcactctcacttCAAACACCAACAACAACCCAAACAAGAACTTTCCTGAAGAGAAGAACCGGGTCATCGTCTGTGAGGCCTCTCGTTTGTGCCGCCACCAACAACCCTCTGCAATACCGGAAACTCGGTGATTCTGACCTCAACATCAGTGAAATTACTCTTGGTACTGTAAGTTTACTTCTCGCATTCATCTACTTCATGATTTGAGTATTCTGGGATGTTGTTTGTTGATTGATTGGTGCAATGTTTCAGATGACATTTGGGGAGCAAAACTCAGAGAAAGAAGCTCATGACATACTTAGTTATGCATTTGAACATGGCATTAACGCTTTGGATACTGCTGAGGCTGTAAGTTCTTCAAATCTTAATCTGCATTTGATGAAATTCAAGCATTTGGATGTGATATTTGATATTGTTTTCTGTGATTAGAAGTAATGGCTGTTTTGTTTTCAAGTCTATCGAGTTTATTGGTTTGTTGCAGATGTGATGTTTGATATTATGCTTGTTTCACTCTTTGGATGAATAAGAACCCAATTATAATTTGTATTTTTTGTGCGAATGTGGGATTTGCTCAGTGGTAAGAGCTCAGTCTTGTAGCCTTCagggatgaagttcaaattccCTTGGAGATATGTGGTTAATAAAGCACACAACACACTCTATTTGCCCCGTTCTTGTTGCTTTCATTATCTTTGGTTTGAATTGTCAAACTACTTTTTATAATTCATAATGTTGAAAATGCAACTACAAAAAGATACTCTATTGTTTTTTAGTTTAAACCTATTTGATAGATTAAAGTAATTGTAGCAAAGATGATGATGTTGCGTTGGATGTGTGGTAAGACTAGACAGGATGAGATTAGAAATGACAATATTAGAGAAAGTGTTGGGATAACACCTATTGTAGAAAAGATGATGGAAAAGAGAGTCTACTTAGGTGATTTGAGCATGTAGAGACAAAGCCTGTAGATTTTGTGGTAAGCAGTGTTATCAAATAGCGGCGCCATGGCCGCTATGGTGGTTTTTGGGTTTGCCGCAATAGTAAGTATCGTCTGATATTGCGGGGTTTTCTGCCATAATCCGCTATAACGGCACCGCAAAGCGGCCGGTATGGCGGGGTTTTCGCTCTCCGCCATGGACCGCCATCGACAACACTGATAAGGAGAGTAGGTCAAATGGAGAGAAGTCAAACAACTAGAAGTAGATGAAGATCTAGAAAGACTATAAGAAAAGTTAttaagaaaaatttcaaaattaactATTTGGATAGAAACATGGTCTTGGCTAGAATATTATGACGAAGGTTGATCCATGTATCTAACCCCATTTAGTGAGATAAGGCCAggtggctgttgttgttgttgttgttgtagtaCTGGTTTATTCTCTTCACCTAATTATGTTCTTGCAATTGCTTTTTTTTTGGCTAAATCACCGTATCCCTGCATGCAACTCTTGCAATCTACTTCACTTTTATCTTGTGCTGCTACCGCGTGCGCCACATGCAAAATGAAGAATAACCGGTGAGGTTTATGTTTCTGATCAAATTACTTCTGATTTGCACTTAGTACCCAATTCCAATGAAGAAAGAAACGCAAGGAAGAACTGATCTCTATGTTGCTAGCTGGTTGAAATCTCAATCTCGTGACAAGGTATTAGTTTTCAATTTACAACTCAGTCTATTCTTATATTTTCATGTGCTTTTAAGATATAGACTgttaaaattaaaatcatttcTATAGGCCTATGGAACATTCAATATGCTGTTTTGAATTGAGTGGAATTACAAATTAAAATGATTAAATTTGGCACATTTTGCTACAGATAATAAGCTAACCCTGAAGTAAGATTGGGATTTGGCTTTCAGTCATTTCGGAAGATATTTTAATGACGGCATGCTTTGTTGAGCTAACAGTTTGAATTTACTTGTGTACCCTCTTTGTGGATAGATTATTGTAGCGACAAAAGTGTGTGGTTATTCTGAGAGATCGAGTTACTTACGCGACAATGCAGACATTTTGAGGGTTGATTCTGCAAATATCAAAGAAAGTGTGGAGAAAAGCCTTAACCGTCTTGGGACTGATTATATTGATTTGTTGCAAATTCACTGGTGAGTTTAAAAGTTAGGATTTTTATTGTGTTAGGAATCTTATGTTAGAGATAATGAACAAGAAAGCTAAACTAGTTTTTGAACTATGAATTTATGAAAATGTGATTTTCTGCTTTGTTGTAGGCCAGATCGATACGTTGCATTGTTTGGTGAATATTCCTACGATCCTTCAAAATGGAGGCCTAGCGTGCCGTTTGTTGAACAGTTGCAAGCCTTTCAAGAGCTTATCAATGAAGGAAAGGTGACTAATTCCTAATATGCTTAATCTTTTCTATATTCGTTAAGTAGtcttaataatttttttatttgatttgagaAGCTGAGCACTTTGTATGTGCTATGTATTTGCAATGTTTATGGGATTCAATTTCATAGAATTTTTTTCATTCATCAGGTGCGTTACATAGGCGTTTCAAACGAGACTTCATATGGAGTGATGGAGTTTGTCCATGCAGCTAAAGTTGAGGGACTTCCAAAGATTGTTAGCATCCAAAACAGCTATAGCTTGCTTGTAAGAAGTCGTTTTGAAAGTAAGTACAATTCTGACATCGATCagatttcattcatttatcacTCACTGCTTGTAAGAAGTCATTTTGTCAACTTTGTATAACCAACCACTTTTCTTCTATAATTCTGAGGCTCATATATGATATGTCAACTTATAATTTGTTATGTCACTTGTTTTATTTCTTAAAAATGATAATAAGATTCAATTCATGACTTGGAACAAAGATCTTTCGATTCACCATCTGAATCTCTTTTTGATAACCATGAATTACACACTTTCTAAAGTTTATGGATTGTGTTGTCCCCCATGACCCTAAGTTAGAGTGTGTAAAGCGTAGTTTCACCTTCTTTTAAGCTTCTTCAAATTCTTAGTCGATTTAATGTTTCTGCAGCTGATCTTGTGGAAGTTTGCCATCCCAAGAATTACAACATTGGCTTGCTATCCTATTCTCCACTTGGAGGTGGAACACTCACAGGAAAATATATAGATATAAATTCTGAAGCTGGAAAAAGTGGAAGATTAAATCTTTTCCCTGGCTACATGGAAAGATATAACAAATCAATTTCGCGGGTACTAAATAATTATAGCTTTTGTATTTAGTGTTTTGaccaatgttttaaaaatcaaACCGGCGAGACTTCTAGGCCTTGGATCAATTGTTTTAAGCTGCATGAATTAGGACAAAACTGCAATTGAACCGCACTAAAATAACCGAATTCTAAACAGTGTCCGTGCCAATTCATGCAGTTTGGTTTTTGAAACATTGGTTTACTTTAGACTATACTATAAACCATGATTAACAAGATAACCAATTAAgtattttcctttgttttttcatgtttgaattTCAGGAAGCAACTATTAAGTATCTTGAGTTGGCCAAGAAACATGGTATAACTCCTGTTCAGCTTGCGCTTGGTTTTGCAAGAGATCGTCCATTCATGACGAGTTCAATCATCGGTGCAACTTCTGTGAACCAACTTAAAGAAAACATTGATGCTTTTACAACAACAGAACGGCCTTTACCAGCAGAAGTCATGACAGACATTGAAGCTATCTTCAAAAGATACAAAGATCCTACCATTTTTTGAAGACTGTATACCATTTATTTTTTTGGGTTATTAAATCGCTTCAATTGATTTATTCAGTCCCACCTTTCTTTCTCTTGTTATGATTAAAATTAGAGGATGAGTACATATTAAACATTATGAAATATATCAAAGCTACATCAATGTCTCATGTTTCTTTAATTGCAGCTAATACACCATAATTACTTGTGAGGTGTGCAAGGGTTGATGTGTTTTATCTGCAGTTGTGTAATCATATTCAAACTACACATGATGCATTATTCTTATAACTATTTTTGTTATCATTCAACTTCTCTCTGGAAATACTTTTCCCCCCTGCCTTATCTCTAACCGTCGCAACTCTCTTTTCCCCAAATCCAAACTGCCTGTCCTTGATGTAGCATCTGGCTTTAGTGGCGCAGCGCCTCTCAGGCCGCTCCACCCTTAACTTTCGCTGGATTTTGAAAGTTGATGGTGTTGTGTTGGTGGTCTCTTTGTAAACCCCTTTCTATTAAGGCGATTCCACGGTTCTTTGGCAAGGCTTAGTCCAACAATTGTGCTTCTCTATGTGTTCGGTTTTGTCTCGCCGGCGATTGGGTTCCAATGACGATTGGTTGGACCGATTCTTAATCGTCGATTGGTGTGGGCAGTTCAACAACCAGTATCATTCATGGTCGCTGATGGTTCTTTTATTGTACAACAAATGCATGTGTTAAATTCTTGGAAGAAGATCGTGGTTATGGATTGGATCTGAATTACCATTTTGGTTTTGTTTCAAACTGTTTAAAATTAGGTTTTGTTTAGTCTGAATTTGTTACCGTGCTCGCTGAGTCGTTCATCGATTCGTGTTGTTTTTTCAAGTTGTTAGGGCACCTAACTTAGATTGGTTGATaatttcttcttcatcttcagtTTTGGTGTCTTAGCTTGTTTAACTAGAAATGGCCGTGATTGTTTGTTGCAGTTTGTTACCATGTTAGTGGTCGAGTTTATTCGCTTAATTcaaaatttgaaatttgagtGTCGTGCTCGTCAACActttttttttttgcaatttgGTTTCCCATCCCTACATGGTTCGCTAGAGTACAATTTATAGCTTTTTCAGGAAGCTTTCCTCCATGTATAATGGTTGGATCACCTTTTTTCCGAGGATTATCACCTTCTTCTCTTGATTTCTTTCTATTAGACCAGCAGTGAAAACATTTTTGGGGTATCTCCATATTTGTGGCTTTTTTACGAGACCATGATGACACTTATGGCGAGAAAGAAAAGAGTTCTCACAAGAAAGCAAGAATAGAGAAAATGTATAAGATGTAAAAGAGTGAAGGAGTGTTACCTAATTACAGTGTGGCTTGTGACGAGTTTGAATGTGTAAAAATGACAAGAAATCAGTTGGGATCATGTACATTCAAAATCAAATCAATAGTGTCTCAATTGATTGGCTTAAGATTCTAATCGTTGGGTGATCAAGCTCTTCCTTTTCTTCATTAAGTAAACTTATGGTTTTCTTTTGACTCTCAACTGTAGTGCAAGATTCTTTCCACTTGGTATGAAGGTTTCAACTAGCTCTTCTTCAGATATGTCTTCATCACTAGATTCGTCCTTAGACTCATACTTTCCAATGAAAGTTGTTATTTTGTTGGTAGTTTCTCCTTCACTATCATAAAATTCAGACCAAGTTAGTGTCAACCCCTTTTTATGATTCTTTAGTAAAGAAGACATTCAGTTTTAATGTGACCAAATCTTTCACATTCAAAACATCTAACTCCATTGCTTTTGTCTTCTTTAAGTGTCgtatctcgaaaaatacgatccttcACGAAGGCGTTCGCGAACTCGCAGAAAAAtgattcgaacagagtcgccatcgaactttatttaatccaaaagagaaaaggaaaaatatcgataaaaccattaagataaaaagaaaatgatcGTCGCAATCAAATTCcggttcgggagtcgattacgcaaggggaaggtatgagcacccctcacgtccattgtactcaacgagaaccttttagttaaacttgcaATTGATTGTTATCTATCGTTaattgttttcttcgagtgattAAGAGTGTAAAAGAAAAACAAAAGGGGTCGCAAAAATGTTTTTATTGGGGTGTTTAACAAGTTTGCGAGTCTTGCTCCTACACATCCTCAGgtacaatgaggaactcaaagcttcgtagttcggGAAAAGACAAAAGATATTTTTGGGTTTTTTTCTATAGTGTTTGGCGAGATGTTGAATCTCACTCATATGTATCTCCAGATTTTATGGGGAACTCAAAGCTATATAGTTCTTGGTAGCAAATGAgtgttggttgattgattttagAGAACGAATGTTTAAGTTACATTCTAGAAGTTAAATGTTTGGCTTGTATGCTCGTAGGGGAGGCTTAAGAACTTGTTTGTATCACAGTAGAACAAACTAAACAATATTCGTTTGTGAAATGGTTTTTGAATGAACAGGGGAAAGAAAAGATATGTTTGACGTGTTTGAATATTTTTTGGTGATTGAAGAATATTCAAACGATATGCTAAGTGCGACCATCACATGAATATTCGGGAAAGGAGAAGAAAATTGCTTCCGCCCAAATCTTTTTCAATCTattaattatgaaatttttgTGACGAATAAAGTCACGTTTCTTTAACAGGCAACAAATATTCGAATGGTAGGCTAAGTGAGACCATCACATGAATACTTGGAGAAAAGAGGAGAAAATTACTTCCGTCCTAATCCTTTTTCATCCACGAAAGAATCAACTTAATTTGTTTATTTAAGAGTGTTTTGAAGCGACCGACGAATGTTCAAACGGTAGGCTAAGTGTGACCATTACATGAACATTCAGGAAAAGAGAATAAAATTACTTCCTCCCCAATCCTTTTTCAATCGGTTATTTATTGCGAAAAGATTTTCAAAGCTTTggataagaaaaaagaaaaactctATGTTGATCAAGGTTTATTCACATTAGTATGAAAATGATTTATGAAATAATTTGAAGTTAATTGAAATTGGATGCAAATGCTCAATGGTTTGAAATGAGAAAATTGTTCGACATTGTATCGAAcactatttttgttctttttgaaagatggTTGATTTTATGTTAATCTTGACTTAACCATTAACTAACGCAATAAGaacaaaataaaggaaagcgGTAAAATTATTTCACATCATGAGAATAAGAGTATattttgtcgaatggggataTATTAAAGCGATTAAACTACAAGCTCATCAAACAAGTAAATGTAAACAACAAGaagctcattgtaagaaggtCCAAGAGAAAGTCAATGGACCGTAAATAAACCGAAATCTAGAGTACTAAATTTATCTCTAAGCTAACTTAAAGTGGATTTTCATGTAGGAATCACTCCATAAGAAACCGAGCGAAAATGATATTACAAAGTCGAATTTGCAACGCAGTGAGAAATCCAGTAACTCGATAAACTATTTACAATATTTACAATGGAAAAAATAAATCAAAACTTAAAATATTGAATTTACCTCTAAGCTAACTTAAGGTGAATTCATATAGAAATCACTCTATAAGAAGGCGAGCAACCGAATATATGCATTCAAACGATTTTCGAAAGCTAAATTGGATTTAAACTCCAAAATTTCAATTCTATAATAAATCTTATCTCTTCTAAGAGTAAAAAATACCACATAAATCAAATGGAAACAAGAGCGAAAGTAGAAATAAACAATAAAATAGATTATATACAAAATAAGAGATGTAGAAATCAACAAATGGGTGCATATACAAAACCTTTGGATTTCGAGCCCAATCCCAAGTGAAAACAAtaaagggttgatggaaaagaaaCATTATGGAATGTCATCATCAAAGGTTTGATGGAAAATGATTTATTTATGTAATATAATCATTAAAGGGTTGTTGGAAAAGAATTATTGTGGGATATCGACAAAGCATTCACTAGGGAGTGACATAACCAAAGGATTGATAGAAAGGACTTCACTATGGAGTGAAATCATTAGGGGATTGATGGAAATAACTTCAATAAGGAGTGATATCCTTAAAGGGTTGATAAAAAATATTTTACTAgggagtggcatcaccaaagggttgatggaaaggaCTTCACTAGGGAGTGACATCATCAAAGGGCTGATGGAAAAAACTTTACTAAGGAGTGACGTCATCAAAGGATTGATGAAAAGAAACTTCACTAAGGAGTGATATCATCAAAAGGTTGATGAAAATGacttcactatggagtgacatcatcaaagggttgacggaaaaggatttgtcatcatcaaagggttgatggaaaaggatttttcataatcaaaggattgatggaaaataattttattaaGGAGTGACGTCATCAAATGGTTAATGGAAAAAGAATATGCTATGCATGCATGcttttttttaaaaagaaattaGTGACATAATGCCTCACCTCAGTGAAAATACTATGCACGATGAATGAAAGGTCATGATTAAAGCACGTGAGAATGAAAATGAATGACTAAATTTTGTCTTTGATGAAACTTACCGTTTCAGCAGGAAATATATGTATGCATGTGAGAATGTAGACAATTTTTTTTATGAAACTTCATGTTTCGGtgggattttttttttgaaatttcaTGTTTCGGTTGGAAAGCTATGTATGAAGTGATGCGTGTTTTTGATGAAAACTTCCCATTTCGGCGGAAAAGTTATGCATGAAATTTTATGATTGATGCATGTAGGGGTGCAAACGAGTGGCTTGATTTTATTTGCTCATAAAGGTCGAACAAAACTGAATATTTGGGTACCAATGAAGATTGTATTTTGGTTTATTTTATATTGTTGGATTGTGGGTTAACAATGAACACCGAGGTTTGAAAATGATGACAAAGGGGATTGGACTTTGGTTTCTTGGTAGTTGAcaatatggattggactttggGTTTTTTGGTAGGATTAACTTCTCGGCACTCTATCTCTGGTGATGCGATGATTGGAAAGCAGATATGGACgctcttggtgccccaagtttgacCCGTTGCTGATAGGCTGCGTGTTTGTTCCCGAGAGAACCTCAACTTCTCTGCCTGATATGCCAAGATGGATTACAAATGATTTTATGAGTGTAACAACATGATCCACACATGAAGACCATTCTTTTTCTATTCCCTAGAGCTTTTTGTTAAGATATGATGATGTGCTAACGTGATATTCTGACACTTGTTTGAACTTAACAGTTACTAGTGTCTGGC is a window of Lathyrus oleraceus cultivar Zhongwan6 chromosome 6, CAAS_Psat_ZW6_1.0, whole genome shotgun sequence DNA encoding:
- the LOC127093071 gene encoding uncharacterized protein LOC127093071, translated to MAARCSFFSPTSSDIAIFSHSLTPSLSLQTPTTTQTRTFLKRRTGSSSVRPLVCAATNNPLQYRKLGDSDLNISEITLGTMTFGEQNSEKEAHDILSYAFEHGINALDTAEAYPIPMKKETQGRTDLYVASWLKSQSRDKIIVATKVCGYSERSSYLRDNADILRVDSANIKESVEKSLNRLGTDYIDLLQIHWPDRYVALFGEYSYDPSKWRPSVPFVEQLQAFQELINEGKVRYIGVSNETSYGVMEFVHAAKVEGLPKIVSIQNSYSLLVRSRFETDLVEVCHPKNYNIGLLSYSPLGGGTLTGKYIDINSEAGKSGRLNLFPGYMERYNKSISREATIKYLELAKKHGITPVQLALGFARDRPFMTSSIIGATSVNQLKENIDAFTTTERPLPAEVMTDIEAIFKRYKDPTIF